A genomic stretch from Telopea speciosissima isolate NSW1024214 ecotype Mountain lineage chromosome 7, Tspe_v1, whole genome shotgun sequence includes:
- the LOC122668778 gene encoding transcription factor MYB1-like, producing the protein MGRSPCCAKEGLNRGAWTALEDKILADYIKIHGEGKWRNLPKKAGLKRCGKSCRLRWLNYLRPDIKRGNITHDEEELIVRLHKLLGNRWSLIAGRLPGRTDNEIKNYWNTNLGKKVQQGHPLSSTILSSKENCNSKEKKMMKKKATVVERSSPPPSSSTSRVVRTKALRCTKKVFLTPDDHHQPQNHNQVGGIQCGEEDKSSSSISSDLMMDLNVGEFCFADLLLDSSEFSQFCHFNDEGWKGRKEWKVRQHINVK; encoded by the exons aTGGGGAGAAGCCCTTGCTGTGCTAAGGAGGGTCTGAACAGAGGAGCTTGGACTGCTCTTGAAGATAAAATCTTGGCGGATTACATTAAAATCCATGGTGAAGGGAAATGGAGAAACCTTCCCAAGAAAGCAG GTCTCAAGAGATGCGGAAAGAGTTGCAGACTTCGTTGGTTAAATTATTTAAGACCAGATATCAAGAGAGGAAATATAACtcatgatgaagaagaactcatTGTCAGACTCCACAAGCTCTTGGGAAAcag ATGGTCACTTATAGCCGGAAGGCTTCCAGGGCGAACAGACAATGAAATCAAGAATTACTGGAATACTAATTTAGGAAAGAAGGTACAACAGGGTCACCCCCTCTCATCAACCATTTTGTCTTCTAAGGAAAATTGCAACtctaaagagaagaagatgatgaagaagaaggcaaCTGTAGTGGAGagatcatcaccaccaccttcttcttctacttcacgTGTGGTTCGGACCAAAGCATTGAGATGTACAAAGAAGGTTTTCTTAACACCTGATGATCATCATCAACCCCAAAACCACAATCAAGTAGGAGGAATTCaatgtggagaagaagataagtcatcatcttctatatcttCAGATTTAATGATGGACTTAAATGTGGGAGAATTCTGCTTTGCCGATCTTCTCCTTGACTCATCTGAATTCTCTCAGTTCTGTCATTTCAATGATGAGGGTT ggaaaggaagaaaagaatggaaagtgAGACAACATATAAATGTGAAGTGA